AGTTTTGCAAATAACACATGGTGCTCTCTAAATTGAAGCATTTTCATAAGTGCTGTATGCGCATTTTTTAAAAAGCTCTTTTTCGGATCAATTGAACCATCTGCCTCAAGCTTCATTTCTTGAATTAAATTCATGACAACTTCTTGAAACAGCTCATCCTTATTATTAAAAAAGGTATAGATTGTCCCTTTTCCTACATTTGCTAATTTTGCCACTTGGTCAATGGTCGTTGCCTTATAGCCAAATTGTGAAAATGATTTCGTTGCTGCCATTACGATTTCAGATCGGCGATCCACAGTTTCACCTCCGTTATTAAAAGCGCTAAAGCGCACCTATATCCTAGATACAAAATAAAAAATGACCAGAAAACCATTTCGGTCATCTAGTCATTCATTATACACCGCTCCATTTATTTTGCAATATTAATGATCGTGATCCTCGTCTTTTTTTTCCTCGTCATGCTCTGAGTGATCCATTGTATTTGAGCTTGTATCCTCTAGTACCTTACTCATGTCCGGGTTACCAACGATTAGCTTTTGCTTTGGCATCACATGCATCCCGCGCGCTGTTGTATGCGCAAACATATAGTACACACCATCATGATCAAATGTGTAATCTGCTGCGTATACCCCATCTTCTGTTAATGTACCATGCACCATCTCACCGTCATCACGCAATCCAGATTCCCATACTTCAAATTTCACTTCATCCGCATCCGCTACCACTTCATCGCCTTGTGTCACACGGGCTGCTAATGTTGTTTCGCCAATAGTTAGCTGCTCTGCTGTTTGGATAGCTACTTCTACAATTGCTGGTGCTTCGGTATTGGCATCGGTTTGAAGTTCTTCCTCGCCACAGCCAACTAATAAAAACGGTACTGCCACTATACTATAAAACCACTTTTTCATCATTATTCCTCCATTAAAGGGAGCATGATTGTAACGAGCGTCCCTTGTCCCATTGTACTGTCTATTTTTAGTGTTCCACTGTGCTGTTTCGTAATTTGTTCCACGATGGATAGCCCTAACCCACTGCCACCATCCATTCGACTTCTTGCTTTGTTCACGCGATAAAAGCGTTCAGTCAAATGCGGTAAATCAGCCGCTGGAATGCCTTGTCCAAAATCCTGTATTGTAATGACTGCTTGATTGTTGTGTTGTGTTGTCGTTAGAATAATTTGCGATGCCTCATGCGAATAACGAATCGCATTTTCTAGTAGATTAATCCATACCTGCTTTTGCTTTTGCTCGTCACCGTTAATGATGAGCGCTTCATCAAATTGTTGTATAATCTCGATGTGCTTATTGCTCGCCTGTTGCGTCACTAAGCAAATGGCATCTCGAATTGTTTCTGCTAATACGAGTGGTTCGTACTCCGTTTGCTCCACATCATCTTGACGCGCAAGCTGCATAAATTCATTCGTTAAACGTTCCATGCGTGCTGCTTCACGCGTAATAATTTGCATGGCTTCCTCTTTTTTTTGCCCTTCAATCAAACCACTTTGAATCGCTTCACTATAGCCCTTCACATAGCTAATCGGCGTGCGCAGTTCGTGTGAAACGGTTGCTAAAAATGATTTTTTCTCCTCATCCTCTTGCTGAATCGCCTCAGCCATTTGGTTAAAGGCAGAGGAAAGGCTACCTATTTCATCATTTGATTTCACGTCTACCCGCGTTTTGTATTGTCCCTCTGTCATCTGACCCACCGCCTGCTGTAAATCGGCAAGTGGCTGCAAAATTTTACGCATGCCATAGTAAACGAAAAATGCTGCGACAAGTAAAAACATCACTGCACCCGTTAGAAGTAAGATCACTTCCTGCTTGGCTAGCTCCGAAATTTTTGCCAGTGGATAGTATACATAAATAATGCCTTCTAAACGATTTTGCTCAGCGAACGGTAAAATAACGGAGATAATTTGACGCTCAAAACGTTCCTCATAGCCAATCTTTGTAACCGAATTCCCTTTTAGGAGCTGTTGCCGTTCATCCACGCCAATCAGCGCATCATAGTCAATATCAAACGGTACACAAGCACTCAGTTCCCGTGGATTGCGCACAGCAAATATTTCAAGATTGGAATACGCCGCATACGCATCAATTTCGGCAATGAGTTCATCAGATACCTTGCCACCTGTATACTTGGTTTGCAGTTTTTCTCCGACTTCAATCATCATCGCTTTCGTATCTTCCACATAAAGCTGCTCATATAAAAAGTTCGTAAATATGTACATGAAAATGACGGTCGCACTTAAAAACAATACGATTAATAGCCAAATTTTTGATGATAATTTCCTCATAAGTTCTTTTCAAAGCGATACCCTACACCCCAAACAGTTTGAATATAGTCACTCGCTTCCTTTGATTTTTTTCCAAGCTTAATGCGAAGTGTCTTAATATGTGTATCTACTGTGCGGGTACCACCAGAATAATTCAAATCCCAAATATGCTCGAGTAGCTGCTCACGCGAGTACACATTATCCGGATGCTTCATAAATAAATACAACAGCTCAAATTCCTTCAGTGTCAACGTAATCGGCTCATCCTCGAGATATACTTTCCGTGAAACTTCATCGATTTTAATGACCCCGTGCTGCAAAAATTGTGCTTCTGGTTCGTGCACCGATGCACCTGCACGGCGTAACACTGCATAAATACGTGCCACTAATTCATCGGCTGTGAACGGCTTCACGATATAATCATCGCCACCAAGCATCAGCCCTTTTACTTTGTCTTCGCTCGCATCTCTAGCCGTTAAAAAGATGACTGGTACAGGCGTCATCGCTTGAATCGCCTTGCATACCTCAAAACCATTCTCCCCGGGCATCATGACATCTAACAGCACGAGATCGATCGTTTGTTGACTAACCGCGTAATATGCTTCGGTACCATTAGCTGCATGAATTGTATGAAAACCTGCATTTACCAGCACTAAATCAATGAGCTGACGCATATTTTGTTCATCATCTACAATTAAAATCGTCGTCATGACGCTCTCTCCCTTACAAGTAACTGAAACGCACCTTTTCCTGTCACGACATGTTCGGTCACCTGGTCGTCGTTAATAAAATACAAGGTTTGATCGTCATAGCCAGCTACGACTAACTGCCCTTGGAAATAGGCTACGGCAAATGGATTCGCCGCAATTTCTTGCTGCCATGTGATCGTGCCTTGTGTTGACACAGTATAAATCATATTAGAGCCGTGACTTGCAACAACCACCTCATCGCTAGATTGTAAAAGTGTTACCGGCATCAGTGGTACTTTAATTTGCTTTTTTACTACGCCTGTTACTAAATCCAGTACCTGTACTTGGTCATTTGACTTACTTCCCTGCCCATGCCCACCAAGCCAAAGTTCTCCGGTTTTTTCGATGATTGCGATTCCTTGTGAAGAACTTTCGATTGGCCATTCTTGCTTCACTGTAAATGTAGCTGTATCCACGACAGATAGTAACGTATCTTTATAGTTCACTACATAAAGTAAGTTTTCATGTTGCGTCATCGACATTGGGTAATTGCGAAGCTTTACTTTGTTCTGCATGTCACCCGTTATGGAAAAGCTCGTTAATTCGTTTGTCTTACTATTCGTTACATAAATCAGCTGGTGGTGTTCATCATAAAGTGCGTTCGTTACACCGATCCCTGTGTTAAATTTCTCGATTTGTTTGCCGGTTGAAAGCTCATATAATTCGGCTTGTTCAAGTTGATGTCCGTAAAGTAAGAGCGCATCTTGCCCGAAAAGTAGTGCGCCTGTATAAGCCTTATCTAAATCCCATGTCGCCATTAACTCATTTTCTTCATCATAAAACGTAACAGAGGGCTCTAAAATATTGACGGATGCTATAAAATCTTGCTGGTCGTCAATCGCTTGAAATGCAGTCTCGTTGCAAGCTACCAACAAGAGCATACTACTAATTAAAATAATCATTCGTATATAATTCATGGCGTTAACACCTCGCCTTTTAGCGTACTAAATAATTGTGAAATTTGCATGAAATGGAAAAGATAAATTTGTGAATTTTTGGGTAATCGCCGTAACATAGAGTTACTTTTCTAATATATTTTAACTTGATTGATTGTCGGGCTACGGCATGACAGCATTATGGCCACGTGGTACGTGTCCATACTACTGTCTTTAATGCCGTTTGCGATGCCCACCAATCCATAAATTTTACTCTGTAAATAAAATTAAGTGCGTGAAATCAAGCCGCTTGCGCTATCGCGAGGCAGCAGGTATTGGGCAATATTTACTCATTTGATTTAGCATACTTTTTTATTTTCTAGGTTAAAATTATCCCTGTTTATAAGGAGTACTATTTTAATTATTATGATAAACCATTTTGTTAGAAGGGCTCACTTTATAACAAAGTAGAGTGGCGCGTAGCGGAGGGGGTGACTCCTGCGGGAACAGCACGCGCGGAAAATCCATTTTATGTGCCACCGTAAGAGGCACATAAAATTAGTTGGAGCCGTGCCCGCGGAAAGCTTCCCCCGTAGCGTAGCAGAACGGATTCAATTAAAAGAGCTTATAGTAATGAACGCCATTTTTTCTCAAAACAAAAAAGCTGCACTAAAAGCATCTACTTTTAATACAGCGTTTTCGTTCAATATTAATTGAAAATTAAATAGCTAACTTTTCTTCAAGCAACTGCTGTAAAATTTCTTCAGCGGTTTTCATCCCTTGCGTCACACAATCCGGAATACTAATACCTTCATATGAACTGCCAGTCAAATGCACATTCGGGAACTCCTGATGAAATTGGTCTTTCATCGCTCCCATACGTTCAGCATGGCCGATTGTATATTGAGGCATCGATTCTTTCCAGCGCGCGACTACCATTAATGAAGGTCGCTCCTCTAAACCAATTGCTTTTTTTAAATCTTGCAAGACGATTTTTTCGATTTCGTTATCAGATAGCTCCACAATCGATTCATCCCCCACACGGCCGATATAGACACGTAATAACTCGTGCCCTTCAGGTGCCACATGGTCAAATTTACGATTGCTCCACGTACAAGTAGTAATCGCAAAATCACTGCTGCGAGACACAAAGAAATTAAGCGCATCTGCATACTTTTGCATCACTTTTTTATCGAAAGCCAATGTTACCGTTGCAATCGTTGCGTAAT
The sequence above is a segment of the Solibacillus sp. FSL H8-0523 genome. Coding sequences within it:
- a CDS encoding TetR/AcrR family transcriptional regulator; protein product: MDRRSEIVMAATKSFSQFGYKATTIDQVAKLANVGKGTIYTFFNNKDELFQEVVMNLIQEMKLEADGSIDPKKSFLKNAHTALMKMLQFREHHVLFAKLIEEEKSLRTPAVQQVLLKIEEEIISYISKRVRNGIEKGEIHDCVPEHVAYLLFKSYIAFIVDWQHTHVKPITEREILALFNQTIFAGLAK
- a CDS encoding HAMP domain-containing sensor histidine kinase, whose translation is MRKLSSKIWLLIVLFLSATVIFMYIFTNFLYEQLYVEDTKAMMIEVGEKLQTKYTGGKVSDELIAEIDAYAAYSNLEIFAVRNPRELSACVPFDIDYDALIGVDERQQLLKGNSVTKIGYEERFERQIISVILPFAEQNRLEGIIYVYYPLAKISELAKQEVILLLTGAVMFLLVAAFFVYYGMRKILQPLADLQQAVGQMTEGQYKTRVDVKSNDEIGSLSSAFNQMAEAIQQEDEEKKSFLATVSHELRTPISYVKGYSEAIQSGLIEGQKKEEAMQIITREAARMERLTNEFMQLARQDDVEQTEYEPLVLAETIRDAICLVTQQASNKHIEIIQQFDEALIINGDEQKQKQVWINLLENAIRYSHEASQIILTTTQHNNQAVITIQDFGQGIPAADLPHLTERFYRVNKARSRMDGGSGLGLSIVEQITKQHSGTLKIDSTMGQGTLVTIMLPLMEE
- a CDS encoding YncE family protein, encoding MNYIRMIILISSMLLLVACNETAFQAIDDQQDFIASVNILEPSVTFYDEENELMATWDLDKAYTGALLFGQDALLLYGHQLEQAELYELSTGKQIEKFNTGIGVTNALYDEHHQLIYVTNSKTNELTSFSITGDMQNKVKLRNYPMSMTQHENLLYVVNYKDTLLSVVDTATFTVKQEWPIESSSQGIAIIEKTGELWLGGHGQGSKSNDQVQVLDLVTGVVKKQIKVPLMPVTLLQSSDEVVVASHGSNMIYTVSTQGTITWQQEIAANPFAVAYFQGQLVVAGYDDQTLYFINDDQVTEHVVTGKGAFQLLVRERAS
- a CDS encoding FixH family protein, giving the protein MMKKWFYSIVAVPFLLVGCGEEELQTDANTEAPAIVEVAIQTAEQLTIGETTLAARVTQGDEVVADADEVKFEVWESGLRDDGEMVHGTLTEDGVYAADYTFDHDGVYYMFAHTTARGMHVMPKQKLIVGNPDMSKVLEDTSSNTMDHSEHDEEKKDEDHDH
- a CDS encoding response regulator transcription factor, with protein sequence MTTILIVDDEQNMRQLIDLVLVNAGFHTIHAANGTEAYYAVSQQTIDLVLLDVMMPGENGFEVCKAIQAMTPVPVIFLTARDASEDKVKGLMLGGDDYIVKPFTADELVARIYAVLRRAGASVHEPEAQFLQHGVIKIDEVSRKVYLEDEPITLTLKEFELLYLFMKHPDNVYSREQLLEHIWDLNYSGGTRTVDTHIKTLRIKLGKKSKEASDYIQTVWGVGYRFEKNL